The following coding sequences are from one Chloroflexota bacterium window:
- the aroQ gene encoding type II 3-dehydroquinate dehydratase translates to MRLLIINGPNLNLLGKREPSHYGRKTLEEINALLEGQARELKVELAFFQSNSEGAIIDFLQAQAPKADGIIINPGALTHYGLSLKDALAASGLPVVEVHLSNIYAREDWRHNSVVAPVTRGQITGLGWRGYLLALEYLAEEAKKSG, encoded by the coding sequence ATGAGACTACTGATAATTAACGGCCCCAATTTGAACCTTTTGGGGAAGAGGGAGCCCTCCCACTACGGGAGGAAGACCCTGGAGGAGATAAACGCCCTCCTGGAGGGGCAGGCCCGGGAGCTCAAGGTGGAGCTGGCCTTCTTCCAGTCCAACAGCGAGGGAGCTATCATTGACTTCCTCCAGGCCCAGGCCCCCAAAGCCGACGGCATCATCATCAACCCGGGGGCACTCACCCACTACGGCCTCTCCTTGAAGGACGCCCTGGCCGCCTCCGGCCTGCCCGTAGTTGAGGTGCACCTCTCCAACATCTATGCCCGGGAGGACTGGCGCCACAACTCGGTGGTGGCCCCGGTGACCAGGGGCCAGATAACCGGCCTGGGGTGGCGGGGATACCTCCTGGCCCTGGAATACCTGGCTGAGGAGGCAAAGAAATCCGGCTAA
- a CDS encoding Xaa-Pro peptidase family protein — protein sequence MRLRRLLPRLEEKGLDGLLISQADNRRYVSGFTGSAGYLLITRKASLLLVDFRYTEQARLQAPGWEVVRIRGEPYQFLPPLLAGEGIGTLGLEASHMSLATYTLLQEALKDGPHLVPTQGLVEGLRQVKEPGEVALMEKAAQLADEAIDHILPLLKPGMGEIELAWELEKSMRERGSEPLPFEPIVASGPQSAMPHARPTTRALAEKEPLLIDIGARVQGYGSDLSRTFPVGEADDNFRKIYAVVLEAQERALSGIRPGMKGEEADRLAREVIEKAGYGESFGHGLGHGVGLAPHEAPHLGPSSPDVLEKGMAFTVEPGIYIPGWGGVRIEDLVVLEEDGPRLLSRAKKHRP from the coding sequence ATCCGGCTAAGGAGGCTCCTCCCCCGGCTGGAGGAGAAGGGCCTGGACGGTCTGCTTATATCCCAGGCCGATAACCGCCGCTATGTTTCCGGCTTCACCGGTTCCGCCGGATACCTCCTAATAACCAGAAAGGCTTCCCTGCTCCTGGTGGACTTCCGCTACACCGAGCAGGCCCGGCTCCAGGCCCCCGGTTGGGAGGTGGTGCGGATAAGAGGGGAACCTTACCAGTTCCTGCCCCCACTCCTGGCGGGGGAAGGGATAGGAACCCTGGGCCTTGAGGCCTCCCACATGAGCCTGGCCACCTATACCCTCCTCCAGGAAGCGCTGAAAGACGGCCCCCACCTCGTGCCCACCCAGGGGCTGGTGGAGGGCCTGAGGCAGGTCAAGGAGCCCGGGGAAGTGGCCCTGATGGAAAAGGCCGCCCAGCTGGCAGATGAGGCAATTGACCACATCCTTCCCCTCCTCAAGCCCGGGATGGGGGAGATAGAGCTGGCCTGGGAGCTGGAGAAGTCCATGAGGGAAAGGGGCAGCGAGCCCCTCCCCTTTGAGCCCATTGTGGCCTCGGGCCCCCAGTCGGCCATGCCCCACGCCCGCCCCACCACCAGGGCCCTCGCTGAGAAGGAGCCTCTGCTCATTGATATCGGTGCCCGCGTCCAGGGCTACGGCAGCGACCTCTCCCGCACCTTCCCCGTGGGAGAGGCTGATGATAACTTCAGGAAAATCTATGCCGTCGTCCTGGAGGCCCAGGAGAGGGCCCTCTCCGGGATAAGGCCTGGTATGAAGGGGGAGGAGGCCGACCGCCTGGCCCGGGAGGTGATAGAAAAGGCAGGGTACGGTGAGAGCTTCGGCCACGGCCTGGGGCACGGGGTAGGGCTCGCCCCCCACGAGGCCCCCCACCTGGGCCCCAGCTCGCCAGATGTCCTGGAGAAGGGGATGGCCTTCACCGTAGAGCCTGGAATCTATATCCCCGGCTGGGGAGGGGTGAGGATAGAGGACCTGGTGGTCCTGGAAGAAGACGGCCCCAG
- the topA gene encoding type I DNA topoisomerase, with protein MAKLVLVESPAKARTLGQILGKGYSVKATLGHIRDLPSWRLGVNVDKGFSPLYIIPKEKKEVVKGIKEAASKAQSVFLATDPDREGEAISWHLVEAAGLKDHKYHRVAFHEITAEAVKEAFRHPRSIDMKLVEAQQARRILDRLVGYKLSPFLWTRVQVGLSAGRVQSAALRIVVDREDEIEAFAPREYWTIETELEKGGHPPFRALLVSLANGTKLDIPQEAPARAIASDLEKARYLVAGVKSKEATRQPPPPFITSSLQQEAYRKLGFAAKHTMALAQQLYEGLDIGKEGRVGLITYMRTDSPRVSPQALREVREYIQRKYGPDYIPEKPRQYRARGHAQEAHEAIRPTSILREPGKLHPFLKPEQLRLYDLIWKRMLASQMAPARYQVATADIEARGKKAYLLRATSTLLTFPGFTTLYVESRDEKEEPSQRLPPLKKGEKLRFLGAFPDQHFTQPPPRYNEATLIRALEEKGIGRPSTYAPILSTLRERGYVAKKDGKLDPQKLGRTVAALLVEHFPQIVDLDFTARMEKELDQIAQGELGWQETLQEFYTPFAQTLKYELEKTAEKCPQCGHPLVVKRGRFGYFLACSGFPECRYSQPLPQQAVEPEETGEKCSDCGRPMVVKRGRFGKFLACSGFPDCRRTRPYAKKLDIPCPKCGGELGEKETKKGRVFYGCLNYPKCKFASSRRPLGKCPRCEGLLVSYRKGMGQCLECKEKIKLEEPVPAGATSGSGA; from the coding sequence ATGGCCAAGCTGGTGCTGGTGGAGTCCCCGGCCAAGGCCCGCACCCTGGGCCAGATTTTGGGCAAGGGCTATTCCGTTAAGGCCACCCTGGGCCATATCCGGGACCTGCCCTCTTGGAGGCTGGGGGTGAATGTGGACAAGGGCTTCTCCCCCCTCTACATCATCCCCAAAGAGAAAAAGGAGGTGGTCAAGGGGATAAAGGAGGCCGCCTCCAAGGCCCAGTCCGTCTTCCTGGCCACAGACCCCGACCGGGAGGGCGAGGCCATATCCTGGCACCTGGTGGAGGCGGCCGGGCTGAAAGACCACAAGTACCACCGGGTGGCCTTCCACGAGATTACCGCCGAGGCAGTAAAGGAGGCCTTCCGCCATCCCCGCTCCATAGATATGAAGCTGGTGGAGGCCCAGCAGGCCCGCCGCATCCTGGACCGGCTGGTGGGCTACAAGCTCTCCCCCTTCCTCTGGACGAGGGTCCAGGTGGGCCTCTCCGCTGGGCGGGTCCAGTCCGCCGCCCTGAGGATAGTCGTGGACAGAGAGGACGAGATTGAGGCCTTTGCCCCCCGGGAATATTGGACCATTGAGACGGAGCTGGAAAAGGGGGGCCACCCGCCCTTCCGCGCCCTTCTTGTATCTCTGGCCAACGGCACGAAGCTGGACATCCCCCAGGAGGCCCCCGCCCGGGCAATAGCCTCCGACCTGGAGAAGGCCCGCTACCTGGTGGCGGGGGTAAAGAGCAAGGAGGCCACACGCCAGCCCCCTCCCCCCTTTATCACCAGCAGCCTCCAGCAGGAGGCCTACAGGAAGCTGGGCTTTGCCGCCAAGCACACCATGGCCCTGGCCCAGCAACTATACGAGGGCCTGGACATCGGGAAGGAGGGGAGGGTGGGCCTCATCACCTATATGCGCACCGATTCCCCCCGGGTCTCCCCACAGGCCCTCAGGGAGGTCCGGGAATATATCCAGCGGAAATACGGCCCCGACTACATTCCCGAGAAGCCCCGGCAGTACCGGGCCCGGGGCCATGCCCAGGAGGCCCACGAGGCCATCCGCCCCACCAGCATCCTCCGGGAGCCAGGGAAGCTCCACCCCTTCCTCAAGCCGGAACAGCTCCGCCTCTATGACCTCATCTGGAAACGGATGCTGGCCAGCCAGATGGCCCCCGCCCGCTACCAGGTGGCCACCGCCGATATCGAGGCCAGGGGCAAGAAGGCCTATCTCCTCCGGGCCACCAGCACCCTCCTCACCTTCCCCGGCTTCACCACCCTGTATGTGGAAAGCCGGGACGAGAAGGAAGAGCCCTCGCAAAGGCTGCCCCCTTTGAAAAAGGGGGAGAAACTCCGCTTTCTGGGGGCCTTCCCCGACCAGCACTTTACCCAGCCCCCACCCCGCTACAACGAGGCCACCCTCATCCGGGCCCTGGAGGAGAAGGGCATCGGCCGCCCCAGCACCTATGCCCCCATCCTCTCCACCCTTAGAGAGAGGGGCTATGTGGCGAAGAAAGACGGAAAGCTCGACCCCCAGAAACTGGGCCGGACTGTGGCCGCACTCCTGGTGGAGCACTTCCCCCAGATTGTGGACCTTGACTTCACCGCCCGGATGGAGAAGGAGCTGGACCAGATTGCCCAGGGGGAGCTGGGCTGGCAGGAAACCCTCCAGGAGTTCTATACCCCCTTCGCCCAGACGCTGAAATACGAGCTGGAGAAGACGGCGGAGAAGTGCCCCCAGTGCGGCCACCCCCTGGTGGTAAAGCGGGGGCGCTTCGGCTATTTTCTGGCCTGCTCCGGCTTCCCCGAGTGCCGCTACTCCCAGCCCCTTCCACAGCAAGCGGTTGAGCCGGAGGAGACCGGGGAGAAGTGCTCCGACTGCGGCCGCCCGATGGTCGTCAAGCGGGGGCGCTTTGGCAAGTTCCTGGCCTGCTCCGGCTTCCCCGACTGCCGCCGTACCCGGCCCTATGCCAAGAAGCTGGATATCCCCTGCCCCAAATGCGGCGGGGAGCTGGGTGAAAAAGAGACAAAGAAGGGTAGGGTCTTCTACGGCTGTCTCAACTACCCAAAATGCAAGTTCGCCTCCTCCCGCCGGCCCCTGGGGAAGTGCCCCCGTTGCGAGGGCCTCCTTGTCTCCTACCGGAAGGGGATGGGGCAATGCCTCGAATGTAAGGAGAAGATAAAGCTGGAGGAGCCAGTCCCCGCGGGAGCCACGAGTGGAAGCGGAGCTTAG
- the xerC gene encoding tyrosine recombinase XerC yields MEAELRSFRLYLETERHSSPYTIRNYTSDLKEVREFLGLKGVASWEGVGREVLRDYLAFLLERGIARSSISRKFSALRSFYKYLVREKKVAADPTRTTSVPRKEARLPSFLTREEMTSLLKAPDLSTPAGMRDQALLELLYASGLRVSEIVGLDVADVDPAGKEARVWGKRSKERVVVMGRPAASALREYLEKARPTLLGQGRSPALFLNVEGKRLTIRSIQNIVKEYAVKAGLEKDIHPHLLRHTFATHLLDGGADLRTVQELLGHESLASTQVYTHISQSQARRVYARAHPRAKEGK; encoded by the coding sequence GTGGAAGCGGAGCTTAGGTCCTTCCGCCTCTACCTGGAAACCGAGCGCCACTCCTCCCCTTACACCATCCGCAACTACACCTCAGACCTGAAGGAGGTCAGGGAGTTCCTGGGCCTCAAGGGGGTTGCCTCCTGGGAGGGGGTGGGGCGGGAGGTGCTGAGGGATTACCTGGCCTTTCTCCTGGAACGGGGCATCGCCCGGTCCAGCATCTCCAGGAAGTTCTCCGCCCTGCGTTCCTTCTATAAATACCTGGTGAGGGAAAAGAAGGTGGCCGCCGACCCCACCCGCACCACCTCGGTGCCCAGAAAGGAAGCACGCCTGCCCTCATTCTTGACCCGGGAGGAAATGACATCCCTGCTGAAGGCCCCCGACCTCTCCACCCCCGCCGGCATGCGGGACCAGGCCCTTCTGGAGCTCCTCTATGCCTCGGGCCTGAGGGTGAGCGAGATTGTGGGGCTGGATGTGGCCGATGTTGACCCGGCCGGGAAGGAGGCGAGGGTCTGGGGGAAGAGGTCCAAGGAGAGGGTGGTGGTGATGGGCCGGCCCGCAGCCAGCGCCCTGCGGGAATACCTGGAAAAGGCGAGGCCCACCCTCCTGGGGCAGGGAAGAAGCCCCGCCCTTTTCCTGAATGTAGAGGGGAAGAGGCTCACCATCCGCTCCATCCAGAACATCGTGAAAGAGTATGCCGTGAAGGCGGGCCTGGAAAAAGATATCCACCCCCACCTCCTGCGCCACACCTTCGCCACCCACCTCCTGGACGGGGGGGCTGACCTGCGCACCGTCCAGGAGCTCCTGGGGCACGAGAGCCTGGCCTCCACCCAGGTCTACACCCATATAAGCCAGAGCCAAGCCCGCCGGGTCTATGCCCGCGCCCACCCCCGGGCAAAGGAGGGGAAATGA